Genomic DNA from Novipirellula galeiformis:
CGCAACTATTGCATGTACAACGATTTGAGGGTGGAACTCAAGAACGACTATTTCGACTTTGCCGTCGACAACTACTTCTCGGTCATGGATTGAGAACGTCGCAGCGCGTCGTGGTCAAAGCGTGTAGGCGTTCGGCAGCAGCAGAAGCATGTGGCAACCTCCCACGGAGTTGCGTTCACTCGTCCTCGTCGAGTGCATCCTCGGCGTCAGGAATCGCCGGATCTTCCGGAGCCCGTTTGCGCAGTTTGCGTTGCAGGGATCGGCGATGGATCCCCAGTCGACGTGCGGCTTCGCTGATGTTGTTGCCGCATTCGGAAAGCACGCGATGGATGTGTTCCCATTCGTTGCGAGCCAATGAGGGAGCCGGAAACGCGGTGGCGCCGTCCGGGACGCTCGGTTCGACGCCCCGCACAAAGGCGGACAAAATGTCGTCGGCGTCCGCTGGTTTGCTCAGAAAGTTCACCGCTCCGGCACGCACGGCATCGATCGACGCGGGGATGCTGCCGAAGCCCGACAACAGAATCACACGCGTGCTGGGTCGCATTTGCAACAGCTTTCGCAGCAGTTCTAAGCCGCTTTTTCCAGGCATGCGCAAATCGAGCACGGCAAGATCGGTAGGACGTTGGCGAAAGACTTCGACCGCTTGGT
This window encodes:
- a CDS encoding response regulator transcription factor — encoded protein: MIDPTSETPPVYNAATVGAGSILLVDDTLVLRERLSLAMQQRGFRVEMAGDYDQAVEVFRQRPTDLAVLDLRMPGKSGLELLRKLLQMRPSTRVILLSGFGSIPASIDAVRAGAVNFLSKPADADDILSAFVRGVEPSVPDGATAFPAPSLARNEWEHIHRVLSECGNNISEAARRLGIHRRSLQRKLRKRAPEDPAIPDAEDALDEDE